One genomic segment of Mauremys mutica isolate MM-2020 ecotype Southern chromosome 10, ASM2049712v1, whole genome shotgun sequence includes these proteins:
- the STK36 gene encoding serine/threonine-protein kinase 36 isoform X2 has translation MREAGGEEARVTRINLGGRVGIWSWPRGRTKRLDEELEPVRRRMGSRAGVPTMEKYHVLEMIGEGSFGRVYKGRRKYSAQVVALKFIPKVGRSEKELKNLQREIEIMRGLHHPNIVQMLDSFETDKEVVVVTDYAEGELFQILEDDGNLPEEQVQDIASQLVSALYYLHSHRILHRDMKPQNILLGKGGVIKLCDFGFARAMSIHTMVLTSIKGTPLYMAPELVQERPYDHTADLWAVGCILYELVVGTPPFYTNSIFQLVSLIVKDPITWPKAMSPSFKSFLQGLLMKDPRQRLAWPELLCHPFIAGRVTMIDDTEPHGLANPFTSKLPPELQVLKEKQAHSLAPRSGQSRILRKARQRMAQEARRKEQLKADAPCKKEAARGGLGHKPNAAPGKAALRAGEQTARAPGSPPGDETQAGLGEEPSEAEWGTAEPPPTPREHRITQDYEREFPAVPAGPRGRRSIETVDLENEELDSDDEWQHLIEATEPATMQLSTPLSLLGDPAFLQRIRARLQLCSQQVLEGMLEGASHLRPALRVLANLLASGCDSELLYSFCQAADLPQGLLHLLGQMLQSASSRQQPWCITLLTDLVGVITAYFTSEPPLERSRRRRSLQVFHEAAAGFLSLLPKLLAQPRDVETRLREQSSTCFARLCERMDGSSPCVSGPFYAGLLAEQRPLLDALLQGATLAQPAPEEPAREQQERGADVFTAALAAVCSLPVGRNGCQEAKKQVAQQVAEKLAEERSPLLARLLAGLERPACSLNVLKVLYSCGHASKRLCRLLAKGQQVPSSLARLVKGEVPMGERLRLEACEASLHLLALLTLQLQALPARVDLVVSAAAELFTQSAVVSLVSAAGFLLAQLGQHGAAIEVGHQEAMSAMTNALTAPAELHLPPPLGAGLYDGFLLLLLQLLAQGDAVTVRGFAGSELWNVAWHRFAMMLRLAAAEPVMEGETPRPGQRTPEPDWTLVSPQGTALFLSLALCVFTREPHQTLPQLAHPDSVIMAAFPRLLSLQACQLLCFPFSLDVDTETSRCVMKALRDAEIPAHLLQVCCHHLPFSETALPMSFLCHLVLSDERVIDQLVGVAAASDRATAFLSAILLSDSPVLTMDLLSLLTHVARACPVHLPFLQKILGGSDSAYQLLSHLLCHQEHPIRAKACSLVGNLLRHGQDFPWALRSQAGLLEPLLELLSDQDEGVRRSASFAVGNAAYQDGSLPLALGKAVPSVVRLLSDSQAKTRCNAASTLGNLGRQAAELGDVLIQNRAPHLLLDVACHDSQPAVQEAALIALRSISQQPKIHQVLVSLKASEKLLALSVSEVQTSSYGSPRPSSAHHCKKLIHLLRPTHSA, from the exons ATGAGggaggctggaggggaggaggccagggtgacCCGGATTAATTTGGGTGGAAGGGTTGGAATCTGGAGCTGGCCCAGAGGGAGAACCAAGCGGCTGGATGAGGAGCTGGAGCCTGtcaggaggaggatggggagcAGG GCTGGCGTGCCCACCATGGAGAAATACCACGTGCTGGAGATGATTGGAGAGGGCTCCTTCGGGAGGGTGTACAAGGGGCGCCGGAAATATAGCGCCCAG GTGGTGGCGCTGAAGTTCATCCCCAAAGTCGGGCGATCGGAGAAGGAGCTGAAGAACCTGCAGCGGGAAATTGAGATCATGAGGGGGCTGCACCATCCCAACATCGTCCAGATGCTCGACAGCTTCGAGACCGACAAGGAG gtggtggtggtgacgGACTACGCGGAGGGGGAGCTTTTCCAGATCCTGGAGGATGATGGGAATCTGCCAGAGGAGCAG GTTCAGGACATCGCCTCCCAGCTGGTCTCCGCCCTCTATTACCTCCACTCCCACCGGATCCTGCACCGCGACATGAAGCCCCAGAACATCCTGCTGGGCAAAGGGGGCGTCATCAAACTCTGTGACTTCGG GTTCGCTCGCGCCATGAGCATCCACACCATGGTGCTGACGTCCATCAAGGGCACCCCGCTGTACATGGCCCCCGAGCTGGTGCAGGAGAGGCCCTACGACCACACGGCCGACCTGTGGGCTGTGGGCTGCATCCTGTACGAGCTGGTCGTGGGGACGCCGCCCTTCTACACCAACAGCATCTTCCAGCTGGTCAGCCTCATCGTCAAGGACCCCATCACGTGGCCCAAAGCCATGAGCCCTTCGTTCAAG AGCTTCCTGCAAGGCCTGTTGATGAAGGACCCTCGCCAGCGGCTGGCGTGGCCGGAGCTCCTGTGCCATCCCTTCATCGCTGGACGGGTCACCA TGATCGATGACACGGAGCCACACGGGCTCGCGAACCCCTTCACCAGCAAGCTGCCCCCggagctgcaggtgctgaagGAGAAGCAGGCCCACTCGCTGGCCCCCAGGAGCGGCCAGTCCAGGATCCTGAGGAAGGCGCGGCAGAGGATGGCCCAGGAGGCCCGGAGGAAG GAGCAGCTGAAGGCCGACGCGCCGTGTAAAAAGGAGGCGGCCAGAGGAGGCCTGGGGCACAAACCCAACGCCGCCCCTGGGAAGGCCGCCCTCAGGGCGGGGGAGCAGACAGCCCGCGCTCCGGGCTCCCCTCCGGGAGACGAGACCCAAGCCGGCCTGGGGGAAGAGCCCAGCGAGGCAGAGTGGGGGACAGCCGAGCCTCCCCCGACGCCACG ggagCACCGGATCACCCAGGATTACGAGCGGGAGTTCCCGGCCGTGCCGGCGGGGCCACGCGGCAGGCGCAGCATCGAGACCGTGGACCTGGAGAACGAG GAACTGGATAGTGACGACGAATGGCAGCATCTGATCGAGGCGACGGAACCCGCCACCATGCAGTTGAGCACGCCCCTGAGCCTCCTGGGGGACCCGGCCTTCCTGCAGCGCATCcgggcccggctccagctctgcagCCAGCAG GTGCTGGAGGGGATGTTGGAGGGAGCGTCTCATCTCCGCCCTGCCCTGCGCGTCCTGGCCAACCTGCTCGCCAGCGGCTGTGACTCCGAGCTTCTGTACAGCTTCTGCCAGGCCGCGGATTTACCTCAGGGCCTGCTGCACCTGCTCGGGCAAATGCTGCAGAGCGCCAGCAGCAGGCAG CAGCCCTGGTGCATCACGCTGCTGACGGACCTGGTTGGCGTGATAACGGCCTATTTCACCAGCGAGCCCCCCCTGGAGCGGAGCCGCAGGAGGAGAAG cctgcaGGTTTTCCACGAGGCGGCTGCCGGCTTCCTCTCCCTGCTGCCCAAGCTGCTGGCCCAACCAAGGGATGTGGAGACAAGGCTCCGCGAGCAGAGCAGCACG TGCTTCGCCCGGCTCTGTGAGCGCATGGACGGCAGCAGCCCCTGTGTGTCAGGGCCCTTCTACGCCGGCCTGCTCGCcgagcagcgccccctgctggacgCGCTCCTCCAGGGGGCCACCCTGGCACAGCCCGCCCCGGAAG AGCCAGCGCGGGAGCAGCAGGAGCGTGGGGCAGATGTGTTCACAGCAGCACTGGCCGCAGTCTGCAGCCTCCCCGTGGGGCGGAACGGGTGCCAGGAGGCCAAAAAGCAG GTCGCCCAGCAGGTGGCAGAGAAACTGGCGGAGGAAAGGAGCCCCCTGTTAGCAAGGCTGCTGGCGGGACTCGAGCGCCCGGCCTGCTCCCTGAACGTGCTGAAG GTCCTGTACTCCTGCGGCCACGCCAGTAAACGCCTGTGCCGGCTCCTGGCAAAGGGGCAGCAGGTGCCGAGCTCCCTGGCCCGGCTGGTGAAGGGCGAG gtcCCGATGGGGGAGCGGCTGCGGCTGGAAGCCTGCGAGGCGTCGCTGCACCTGCTGGCCCTGCTCACCCTCCAGCTGCAGGCTCTCCCTGCCCG GGTGGACCTGGTGGTGAGCGCTGCCGCCGAGCTCTTCACCCAGTCGGCTGTCGTCTCCCTCGTG AGTGCCGCAGGATTCCTGCTGGCTCAGCTCGGCCAGCACGGGGCGGCCATCGAGGTGGGGCACCAGGAGGCCATGTCGGCCATGACGAATGCACTCACCGCGCCTGCCGAG CtgcacctgcccccacccctgggcgCCGGCCTCTACGACGGATTCCTGcttctcctgctgcagctcctggcccag GGCGACGCGGTGACGGTGCGGGGCTTTGCCGGCTCGGAGCTGTGGAACGTCGCCTGGCACCGATTCGCCATGATGCTCCGCCTGGCCGCCGCCGAGCCGGTGATGGAGGGCGAGACGCCGCGGCCAGGCCAGCGCACTCCGGAGCCAGACTGGACCCTCGTCTCCCCTCAAG gcaCCGCACTCTTCCTCAGCCTGGCCCTCTGCGTCTTCACCCGAGAGCCTCACCAGACCCTTCCTCAGCTCGCCCACCCCGACAGCGTCATCATGGCAGCCTTCCCCAGGCTGCTGTCC CTCCAggcctgccagctgctctgcttcccCTTCTCCTTGGACGTGGACACCGAGACCTCCAGGTGCGTCATGAAGGCCCTGAGAGACGCCGAGATCCCCGCCCATCTCCTCCAG GTCTGCTGCCACCATCTGCCCTTCTCAGAGACCGCGCTTCCCATGAGCTTCCTGTGCCACCTCGTCCTGTCCGACGAGCGGGTCATCGACCAGTTGGTGGGGGTGGCTGCTGCCTCGGACCGCGCCACCGCCTTCCTGTCGGCCATCTTGCTTTCGGACAGCCCTGTCCTCACGATGGACCTCCTGTCCCTCCTGACCCACGTGGCCCGGGCCTGTCCCGTTCACCTGCCTTTCCTCCAGAAGATCCTGGGCGGCTCCGACTCGGCCTACCAGCTGCTGAGCCACCTGCTGTGCCACCAGGAGCACCCGATACGcgccaaggcctgcagcctggtggGGAACCTGCTGCGGCATGGCCAGGACTTCCCCTGGGCGCTGCGGAGCCAGGCGGGCCTTCTGGAGcctctgctggagctgctgtcGGACCAGGACGAGGGCGTGCGCAGGTCGGCCAGCTTCGCGGTGGGCAACGCCGCCTACCAGGACGGCTCCCTCCCGCTCGCCCTGGGGAAAGCTGTGCCCAGCGTGGTGAGGCTTTTGAGCGACTCCCAGGCCAAAACCCGGTGTAACGCCGCCTCCACTCTGGGGAAcctgggcaggcaggcagcggAACTGGGGGACGTGCTGATCCAGAACAGAGCCCCCCATCTCCTGCTGGACGTGGCCTGCCACGACTCCCAGCCAGCTGTGCAGGAGGCAGCACTGATCGCACTGCGGTCCATCAGCCAGCAGCCAAAGATACATCAG GTGCTCGTGTCTCTCAAGGCCAGCGAGAAGCTGCTGGCACTTTCCGTCAGCGAAGTTCAGACCAGTTCCTATGGGAGCCCCCGACCGTCTTCAGCTCATCACTGCAAGAAGCTCATCCACCTTCTGCGCCCAACACACAGTGCCTGA
- the STK36 gene encoding serine/threonine-protein kinase 36 isoform X1 → MREAGGEEARVTRINLGGRVGIWSWPRGRTKRLDEELEPVRRRMGSRAGVPTMEKYHVLEMIGEGSFGRVYKGRRKYSAQVVALKFIPKVGRSEKELKNLQREIEIMRGLHHPNIVQMLDSFETDKEVVVVTDYAEGELFQILEDDGNLPEEQVQDIASQLVSALYYLHSHRILHRDMKPQNILLGKGGVIKLCDFGFARAMSIHTMVLTSIKGTPLYMAPELVQERPYDHTADLWAVGCILYELVVGTPPFYTNSIFQLVSLIVKDPITWPKAMSPSFKSFLQGLLMKDPRQRLAWPELLCHPFIAGRVTMIDDTEPHGLANPFTSKLPPELQVLKEKQAHSLAPRSGQSRILRKARQRMAQEARRKEQLKADAPCKKEAARGGLGHKPNAAPGKAALRAGEQTARAPGSPPGDETQAGLGEEPSEAEWGTAEPPPTPREHRITQDYEREFPAVPAGPRGRRSIETVDLENEELDSDDEWQHLIEATEPATMQLSTPLSLLGDPAFLQRIRARLQLCSQQVLEGMLEGASHLRPALRVLANLLASGCDSELLYSFCQAADLPQGLLHLLGQMLQSASSRQQPWCITLLTDLVGVITAYFTSEPPLERSRRRRSLQVFHEAAAGFLSLLPKLLAQPRDVETRLREQSSTCFARLCERMDGSSPCVSGPFYAGLLAEQRPLLDALLQGATLAQPAPEEPAREQQERGADVFTAALAAVCSLPVGRNGCQEAKKQVAQQVAEKLAEERSPLLARLLAGLERPACSLNVLKVLYSCGHASKRLCRLLAKGQQVPSSLARLVKGEVPMGERLRLEACEASLHLLALLTLQLQALPARVDLVVSAAAELFTQSAVVSLVSAAGFLLAQLGQHGAAIEVGHQEAMSAMTNALTAPAELHLPPPLGAGLYDGFLLLLLQLLAQGDAVTVRGFAGSELWNVAWHRFAMMLRLAAAEPVMEGETPRPGQRTPEPDWTLVSPQGTALFLSLALCVFTREPHQTLPQLAHPDSVIMAAFPRLLSLDFLGHLAQTQVGEDGDPELVSAVVLQACQLLCFPFSLDVDTETSRCVMKALRDAEIPAHLLQVCCHHLPFSETALPMSFLCHLVLSDERVIDQLVGVAAASDRATAFLSAILLSDSPVLTMDLLSLLTHVARACPVHLPFLQKILGGSDSAYQLLSHLLCHQEHPIRAKACSLVGNLLRHGQDFPWALRSQAGLLEPLLELLSDQDEGVRRSASFAVGNAAYQDGSLPLALGKAVPSVVRLLSDSQAKTRCNAASTLGNLGRQAAELGDVLIQNRAPHLLLDVACHDSQPAVQEAALIALRSISQQPKIHQVLVSLKASEKLLALSVSEVQTSSYGSPRPSSAHHCKKLIHLLRPTHSA, encoded by the exons ATGAGggaggctggaggggaggaggccagggtgacCCGGATTAATTTGGGTGGAAGGGTTGGAATCTGGAGCTGGCCCAGAGGGAGAACCAAGCGGCTGGATGAGGAGCTGGAGCCTGtcaggaggaggatggggagcAGG GCTGGCGTGCCCACCATGGAGAAATACCACGTGCTGGAGATGATTGGAGAGGGCTCCTTCGGGAGGGTGTACAAGGGGCGCCGGAAATATAGCGCCCAG GTGGTGGCGCTGAAGTTCATCCCCAAAGTCGGGCGATCGGAGAAGGAGCTGAAGAACCTGCAGCGGGAAATTGAGATCATGAGGGGGCTGCACCATCCCAACATCGTCCAGATGCTCGACAGCTTCGAGACCGACAAGGAG gtggtggtggtgacgGACTACGCGGAGGGGGAGCTTTTCCAGATCCTGGAGGATGATGGGAATCTGCCAGAGGAGCAG GTTCAGGACATCGCCTCCCAGCTGGTCTCCGCCCTCTATTACCTCCACTCCCACCGGATCCTGCACCGCGACATGAAGCCCCAGAACATCCTGCTGGGCAAAGGGGGCGTCATCAAACTCTGTGACTTCGG GTTCGCTCGCGCCATGAGCATCCACACCATGGTGCTGACGTCCATCAAGGGCACCCCGCTGTACATGGCCCCCGAGCTGGTGCAGGAGAGGCCCTACGACCACACGGCCGACCTGTGGGCTGTGGGCTGCATCCTGTACGAGCTGGTCGTGGGGACGCCGCCCTTCTACACCAACAGCATCTTCCAGCTGGTCAGCCTCATCGTCAAGGACCCCATCACGTGGCCCAAAGCCATGAGCCCTTCGTTCAAG AGCTTCCTGCAAGGCCTGTTGATGAAGGACCCTCGCCAGCGGCTGGCGTGGCCGGAGCTCCTGTGCCATCCCTTCATCGCTGGACGGGTCACCA TGATCGATGACACGGAGCCACACGGGCTCGCGAACCCCTTCACCAGCAAGCTGCCCCCggagctgcaggtgctgaagGAGAAGCAGGCCCACTCGCTGGCCCCCAGGAGCGGCCAGTCCAGGATCCTGAGGAAGGCGCGGCAGAGGATGGCCCAGGAGGCCCGGAGGAAG GAGCAGCTGAAGGCCGACGCGCCGTGTAAAAAGGAGGCGGCCAGAGGAGGCCTGGGGCACAAACCCAACGCCGCCCCTGGGAAGGCCGCCCTCAGGGCGGGGGAGCAGACAGCCCGCGCTCCGGGCTCCCCTCCGGGAGACGAGACCCAAGCCGGCCTGGGGGAAGAGCCCAGCGAGGCAGAGTGGGGGACAGCCGAGCCTCCCCCGACGCCACG ggagCACCGGATCACCCAGGATTACGAGCGGGAGTTCCCGGCCGTGCCGGCGGGGCCACGCGGCAGGCGCAGCATCGAGACCGTGGACCTGGAGAACGAG GAACTGGATAGTGACGACGAATGGCAGCATCTGATCGAGGCGACGGAACCCGCCACCATGCAGTTGAGCACGCCCCTGAGCCTCCTGGGGGACCCGGCCTTCCTGCAGCGCATCcgggcccggctccagctctgcagCCAGCAG GTGCTGGAGGGGATGTTGGAGGGAGCGTCTCATCTCCGCCCTGCCCTGCGCGTCCTGGCCAACCTGCTCGCCAGCGGCTGTGACTCCGAGCTTCTGTACAGCTTCTGCCAGGCCGCGGATTTACCTCAGGGCCTGCTGCACCTGCTCGGGCAAATGCTGCAGAGCGCCAGCAGCAGGCAG CAGCCCTGGTGCATCACGCTGCTGACGGACCTGGTTGGCGTGATAACGGCCTATTTCACCAGCGAGCCCCCCCTGGAGCGGAGCCGCAGGAGGAGAAG cctgcaGGTTTTCCACGAGGCGGCTGCCGGCTTCCTCTCCCTGCTGCCCAAGCTGCTGGCCCAACCAAGGGATGTGGAGACAAGGCTCCGCGAGCAGAGCAGCACG TGCTTCGCCCGGCTCTGTGAGCGCATGGACGGCAGCAGCCCCTGTGTGTCAGGGCCCTTCTACGCCGGCCTGCTCGCcgagcagcgccccctgctggacgCGCTCCTCCAGGGGGCCACCCTGGCACAGCCCGCCCCGGAAG AGCCAGCGCGGGAGCAGCAGGAGCGTGGGGCAGATGTGTTCACAGCAGCACTGGCCGCAGTCTGCAGCCTCCCCGTGGGGCGGAACGGGTGCCAGGAGGCCAAAAAGCAG GTCGCCCAGCAGGTGGCAGAGAAACTGGCGGAGGAAAGGAGCCCCCTGTTAGCAAGGCTGCTGGCGGGACTCGAGCGCCCGGCCTGCTCCCTGAACGTGCTGAAG GTCCTGTACTCCTGCGGCCACGCCAGTAAACGCCTGTGCCGGCTCCTGGCAAAGGGGCAGCAGGTGCCGAGCTCCCTGGCCCGGCTGGTGAAGGGCGAG gtcCCGATGGGGGAGCGGCTGCGGCTGGAAGCCTGCGAGGCGTCGCTGCACCTGCTGGCCCTGCTCACCCTCCAGCTGCAGGCTCTCCCTGCCCG GGTGGACCTGGTGGTGAGCGCTGCCGCCGAGCTCTTCACCCAGTCGGCTGTCGTCTCCCTCGTG AGTGCCGCAGGATTCCTGCTGGCTCAGCTCGGCCAGCACGGGGCGGCCATCGAGGTGGGGCACCAGGAGGCCATGTCGGCCATGACGAATGCACTCACCGCGCCTGCCGAG CtgcacctgcccccacccctgggcgCCGGCCTCTACGACGGATTCCTGcttctcctgctgcagctcctggcccag GGCGACGCGGTGACGGTGCGGGGCTTTGCCGGCTCGGAGCTGTGGAACGTCGCCTGGCACCGATTCGCCATGATGCTCCGCCTGGCCGCCGCCGAGCCGGTGATGGAGGGCGAGACGCCGCGGCCAGGCCAGCGCACTCCGGAGCCAGACTGGACCCTCGTCTCCCCTCAAG gcaCCGCACTCTTCCTCAGCCTGGCCCTCTGCGTCTTCACCCGAGAGCCTCACCAGACCCTTCCTCAGCTCGCCCACCCCGACAGCGTCATCATGGCAGCCTTCCCCAGGCTGCTGTCCCTCGACTTCCTGGGGCACCTGGCGCAGAC GCAGGTGGGGGAGGACGGTGACCCCGAGCTGGTCTCAGCTGTGGTGCTCCAggcctgccagctgctctgcttcccCTTCTCCTTGGACGTGGACACCGAGACCTCCAGGTGCGTCATGAAGGCCCTGAGAGACGCCGAGATCCCCGCCCATCTCCTCCAG GTCTGCTGCCACCATCTGCCCTTCTCAGAGACCGCGCTTCCCATGAGCTTCCTGTGCCACCTCGTCCTGTCCGACGAGCGGGTCATCGACCAGTTGGTGGGGGTGGCTGCTGCCTCGGACCGCGCCACCGCCTTCCTGTCGGCCATCTTGCTTTCGGACAGCCCTGTCCTCACGATGGACCTCCTGTCCCTCCTGACCCACGTGGCCCGGGCCTGTCCCGTTCACCTGCCTTTCCTCCAGAAGATCCTGGGCGGCTCCGACTCGGCCTACCAGCTGCTGAGCCACCTGCTGTGCCACCAGGAGCACCCGATACGcgccaaggcctgcagcctggtggGGAACCTGCTGCGGCATGGCCAGGACTTCCCCTGGGCGCTGCGGAGCCAGGCGGGCCTTCTGGAGcctctgctggagctgctgtcGGACCAGGACGAGGGCGTGCGCAGGTCGGCCAGCTTCGCGGTGGGCAACGCCGCCTACCAGGACGGCTCCCTCCCGCTCGCCCTGGGGAAAGCTGTGCCCAGCGTGGTGAGGCTTTTGAGCGACTCCCAGGCCAAAACCCGGTGTAACGCCGCCTCCACTCTGGGGAAcctgggcaggcaggcagcggAACTGGGGGACGTGCTGATCCAGAACAGAGCCCCCCATCTCCTGCTGGACGTGGCCTGCCACGACTCCCAGCCAGCTGTGCAGGAGGCAGCACTGATCGCACTGCGGTCCATCAGCCAGCAGCCAAAGATACATCAG GTGCTCGTGTCTCTCAAGGCCAGCGAGAAGCTGCTGGCACTTTCCGTCAGCGAAGTTCAGACCAGTTCCTATGGGAGCCCCCGACCGTCTTCAGCTCATCACTGCAAGAAGCTCATCCACCTTCTGCGCCCAACACACAGTGCCTGA